In Vanessa atalanta chromosome W, ilVanAtal1.2, whole genome shotgun sequence, a genomic segment contains:
- the LOC125075471 gene encoding uncharacterized protein LOC125075471 yields the protein MEQHSRQNNVELQCVPESKNENLLKIVCDLGNTVKCQLKEDDIVNCTRTSKQNRSSPRPRSIVVQLSSPRLRDELLAACIKYNKGKPLQSKLNAALLGFSGNSAPFYVCEHFSPTNKALHAAARKVAKEFRYKYVWIRNGRVFLRKNDETECILGVLCNDYDIIVLTETWLNDSVSDSELFDERYVVHRRDRSSAELIHKKEGGGVLVAVSRRIVSKRMISWESKLEDLWVILEIPTSHTSRRVALCAVYLPPPVHSSMLSHFVDNCGVVLDNCDRHCILGDFNLANINWSSVADTSCNFRVPVLCQPLIDLLNVYDLKQYNKVLNKSDRILDLVLSNLPNCMVRPSPSAFCIIDQLHPALDVEFSFVEQPRLPFNHQTFKFNFYKADFMNIGIELGKCNWAEIFGKSNDVNNILVKFYNTIGTIIEKYVPKHKVKKSQYPAWFDRNLKRCLKEKYNVRCRFRKYKNPMDELELRLLNSRCTRLAVLSYNKYISESEKNISKNPKHFWSYVKAKRGGTSSYPTSITDGFVVTSDGVKICEMFASHFASAYKNSSLRKSDRRDSLDYNVGSSQNLTIPLINGGALLRKLKSLDEGKGAGPDGIPPIFLKRCATYLVEPLLLIFNMSLQTGEFPTEWKKARVVPVHKANDENIISNYRPISILSTLAKVLESLVCPFIQRHFKQSLCNHQHGFVQSRSVCTNLVDLTENLTEALDSHNQVDVVYTDFSKAFDCLPHDILIRKISAYGIFGNLLEWIRSYLENRTFSVVINGFHSKSRKITSGVPQGSHLGPILFTIFVNDIPSVVRFSQTYMYADDLKIAKVIHSERDSVLLQRDLDELVNWCLRNEMELNTKKCFFVQFGRRRNFVTFQYHIAHNSIAELEQIRDLGVLFDKKLTFVPHTEQIHLGVLFGGLEASLCDSFSTD from the exons ATGGAGCAACATTCGAGACAAAATAATGTTGAACTTCAATGTGTGCCGGAAAGCAAAAACGAAAACCTCCTAAAAATTGTCTGTGATCTGGGAAATACAGTCAAATGTCAGCTGAAGGAGGATGACATAGTAAACTGCACCCGCACTTCCAAGCAAAATCGTAGCTCTCCACGCCCTAGATCAATAGTTGTTCAGCTCTCTTCGCCAAGATTACGCGATGAGCTTCTTGCTGcgtgtattaaatataacaaaggaaAACCTCTTCAAAGTAAACTGAATGCCGCATTACTGGGTTTTTCTGGGAATAGTGCTCCGTTCTACGTCTGTGAACACTTTTCCCCCACAAACAAGGCACTCCATGCAGCAGCTAGAAAAGTGGCAAAGgagtttagatataaatatgtttggaTTCGAAATGGCCGAGTTTTTCTAAGGAAAAACGACGAGACTGAGTGCATTCTG GGAGTGCTTTGTAATGACTACGACATAATTGTTCTTACAGAAACGTGGCTGAACGACTCGGTGTCTGACAGTGAGCTGTTTGACGAGAGGTATGTGGTTCATAGAAGAGATAGGAGTAGTGCTGAATTAATTCACAAAAAGGAGGGTGGGGGTGTTCTTGTGGCAGTTTCTAGACGAATAGTTTCCAAACGTATGATTAGTTGGGAATCTAAACTTGAAGACCTCTGGGTCATACTTGAAATTCCTACATCGCATACCTCGCGACGGGTAGCTCTCTGCGCAGTATACCTACCTCCTCCAGTGCATAGTTCTATGTTGAGTCACTTTGTTGATAATTGTGGTGTTGTGCTTGATAATTGTGATCGTCATTGTATTTTGGGTGACTTTAATCTAGCTAATATTAATTGGAGTTCGGTAGCGGACACTTCTTGTAATTTTAGAGTACCAGTTTTGTGTCAACCTCTGATTGATTTACTCAATGTATATGACcttaaacaatataacaaagTACTTAATAAATCAGACAGAATTCTTGACCTCGTATTGTCTAATTTGCCTAATTGTATGGTTCGTCCGAGTCCTTCTGCGTTCTGTATCATTGACCAGCTACACCCTGCTTTAGACGTGGAATTCTCATTTGTCGAGCAGCCCAGACTCCCATTTAACcatcaaacatttaaatttaacttctaCAAGGCCGATTTCATGAATATTGGTATAGAGCTTGGAAAATGTAACTGGGCAGAAATATTTGGGAAGAGCAATGATGTGAATAACATactcgtaaaattttataatactatcgGTACCATAATTGAGAAATATGTTCCTaaacataaagttaaaaaatcacAATACCCGGCCTGGTTTGATCGTAACTTAAAAAgatgtttaaaagaaaaatataatgttaggtGTCGTttccgaaaatataaaaatccaatGGATGAATTGGAGCTGAGGCTATTAAATTCACGTTGCACTCGTTTGGCCGTTTTgtcttacaataaatacattagtgagtctgaaaaaaatatttcgaagaaCCCTAAACACTTCTGGTCATATGTTAAAGCTAAACGCGGAGGTACTAGTTCCTATCCTACAAGTATAACTGATGGCTTTGTAGTTACCTCAGACGGTGTGAAAATTTGTGAAATGTTTGCATCACACTTTGCATCTGCATATAAAAACAGTAGTCTCCGAAAGTCTGATCGTAGGGATTCTTTGGATTACAACGTGGGTAGCAgtcaaaatttaacaataccTCTTATAAATGGTGGTGCTTTACTGAGAAAGCTTAAAAGTCTTGATGAGGGCAAGGGTGCAGGCCCGGACGGGATCCCACCCATCTTCTTAAAAAGATGTGCTACATACTTGGTTGAGCCTTTActgctaatatttaatatgtcctTACAAACGGGAGAGTTTCCCACAGAATGGAAGAAAGCAAGAGTGGTCCCAGTTCACAAGGCTAATgacgaaaatattatatcaaactaTCGGCCCATTTCTATTTTGTCAACACTAGCTAAGGTATTAGAGTCGCTTGTATGCCCTTTTATACAACGTCACTTTAAGCAAAGTTTATGCAATCATCAACATGGCTTTGTTCAATCTCGTTCGGTTTGTACTAATTTAGTGGATCTCACAGAAAACTTAACAGAGGCTTTGGATTCTCATAATCAGGTAGACGTTGTATATACCGATTTCAGTAAAGCTTTTGATTGTTTACCCCATGATATATTGATAAGGAAAATTTCTGCTTACGGAATTTTTGGGAATTTACTGGAATGGATAAGGTCTTACTTGGAAAATCGTACATTTTCCGTGGTGATTAATGGATTTCATTCTAAATCACGGAAGATAACTTCCGGTGTACCACAGGGCTCTCATCTGGGACCAATCTTGTTCACTATATTTGTTAATGATATACCTTCTGTCGTTAGATTTTCTCAAACTTATATGTATGCTGATGATCTAAAAATAGCTAAAGTGATACATTCTGAGCGGGATTCCGTGTTGCTACAGAGAGACCTCGACGAGTTGGTCAATTGGTGTTTGCGCAATGAAATGGAGCTTAACACTAAAAAGTGTTTTTTCGTACAGTTCGGCCGTAGGAGAAACTTTGTCACGTTCCAATACCATATTGCTCACAATAGCATCGCGGAACTTGAGCAGATCCGTGACTTGGGTGTACTATTCGACAAAAAATTGACATTCGTACCACATACTGAACAAATT CATCTTGGAGTATTGTTCGGTGGTCTGGAGGCCTCACTATGCGACTCATTCTCTACAGATTGA